The genomic stretch GGCAGTGACCACAACACCCTTCGAAAATACCTCCATTCGCATCGGCCCTGCAAGGCGCAGCAGCTACAAGGCCAAAATGGCCCGGAGGAACCGGAGACCCTCGGCTAAGGAGGGCcaggagaggtgggtggggccaAGTGTGGAGGCGGGGCTATACACAGAAGGCACAGGGGGACACTCCAGTGTTTGAACAGTGGGCAGGGCTAAGATGGGAGGGCCACAGCTGTGGACAGGAGGAAGAAGTGTGGGGACCACCGAGTAAAGAGCAAACACCGAGacgacgggggcgggggggggggggcagggaggggcggagAGCACGGGCTGGGACAGTGCGAGGTTCCTGGGCTGGAAGAAGAGCATTGCGGTATGTCttgggcaggtgggcggggccagtaGATTTGGATGAGCGAGAGCACCGTTCAGGAGGTGGTCTTGTCCTTTTGAGTGTGTTTAGCCCACTGGGAGGGCTAGGAGAAGGGAGTTCTATCTGGAATGAGCAAGCCAGGCAAGACTGGGCCAACTGAAGTCATTTCCTCCCTTAAAGGTAGGAGGAGCtaggagaggaaggtggggccAGGAGAGGGTTCTGTTTTGATTAGTGGGTTTGGCCTGGACAAGTCGTGAGTGGGGATTTAAGTGAGGAGCCAGACTGAACTGAGGCAGGTGAACGTCTTCCCTCCCTGATTGGTGAGTTGCGGCAGGAGAGGGCGGgactagagaggtgggaggagCCAGAAGAGGTTGGTCCTGCGTTGATAGGTGACTCTAGCTTGGCAGTGCCCAGCAAAACATAGGTGGGAGGAGCCAAGCGGACCCATGTGGGAAGTTCTTTTGGTTTTGATAGGTGGGTTGtagctggagaaggcggggccagaggAGTGGGCGGTCCCAGGGGCTAAAGTGGAGCCAGGAGTGGTGATTTTGGACTTTTAAGAAGATAAATGGCCCTCTCCTTATTCCCCAGCAAGAAGCGCAGCTCGCTCTTCCGCAAGATCACGAAGCAGTCGAACTTGCTTCACACTAGCCGCTCGCTGTCGTCGCTAAACCGCTCACTGTCGTCCAGCGACAGCCTCCCGGGCTCGCCCACCCACGGGCTCCCAGCTCGCTCACCCACCCACAGCTACCGCTCCACACCCGACTCCGCCTACCTAGGTAAGCTCTGGGCCTGCGCTGGGCCaagcgcggggggcggggggtgggggggggtacgGGTTCCCTGGCGGTGCCTGCCAGCGGAACACCCCCTTTTGCCCGCCCTCAGGTGCCTCGTCCCAAAGCAGCTCCCCTGCCTCGAGCACGCCCAACTCCCCGGCCTCCTCCGCGTCGCACCACATCCGGCCCAGCACGCTGCACGGCCTGTCGCCGAAGCTGCACCGCCAGTACCGCTCTGCGCGCTGCAAGTCGGCCGGCAACATCCCGCTGTCCCCGCTGGCGCACACGCCGTCCCCCACGCAGGCATCGCCGCCGCCGCTTCCTGGCCACACGGTGGGAAGCTCCCACACGACACAGAGCTTCCCGGCCAAGCTGCACTCCTCGCCGCCGGTGGTGCGCCCACGCCCCAAGAGTGCGGAGCCCCCGCGCTCGCCGCTTCTCAAACGCGTGCAGTCGGCCGAGAAGCTGGGCACCTCGCTTGGCGCCGACAAGAAGGGAGCGCTGCGCAAACACAGCCTCGAGGTGGGCCACCCGGATTTCCGCAAGGACTTCCACGGTGAGCTGGCGCTGCATAGCCTGGCTGAGTCTGATGGGGAGACGCCCCCCGTCGAGGGGCCTGGTGCGCCCCTGCAGGTGGCTGTCCGCCGCCTGGGCCGCCAGGAGTCGCCCCTCAGCCTGGGAGTGGACCCGCTGCTGCCCCAGGGCACCCCCAGGCCTACGGGGGCCTCGAGTAAAGAGGAGTCCCCCGGCAGTGGGGAGGCCTGCACCCAGCCCCGCGTGACGACTCCCGGAGGCCGGACCCTGGAGCGGGATGCCAGCGGCACGCGGCACCAGAGTGTGCAGACCGTGCAGACCGAGGATGGCTTGGGTGGGGCGGCTAGGGCGGTCGCCAAGGCCGCACTGAGCCCGGTACAAGAACATGAGACAGGCCGGCGCAGCAGCTCCGGTGAGGTGGGCACGACCCTAGTGCCCATTGTTGTAGAGCCCGAGCGGCCTGGGGCCAAGGTCGAGGTGCCCCGGTCTCTGGGCTCGGACTCCAAGGGGTTGCAGGGACCCATACCCCTGGTGCCTCCCGCACCAGAGGTCCTCCGAGGCCCTGAAGGCTGGGGgctggagaaggtggaggagcGGACCACGCAGAGCGGGCCTCGCTCcaagccctcctcccccaagCTCTCCCCGGAGGCCCAGACCCCTTCTGTAGCCCCTACGAAAAATGCAACAAGCAGCACAGGGcccccagccgcccccactcCCCTTCTCCAGGCCACCAAGCCCGAGGTGGGGCTGACTTCCAGGTACCCTGCTGAAGCTGTGCCTCCATCAGGCCTGACCAAAAGGGCCCCCTGCCCCATGCCCCCTGGCCCCTAGCTGAGGGGGCCGCTGGCCCTGCACTGTACAGCCGCctgtatacatatgtacacatataaataaAGTGTGTCTGTGCTTCATGAGCTTTCTGAGGCTTGCCCCACCTCCCTGGCAAGGCAAGGTTTTAGCCCTCTTGCCTGTGTTCTTGTTAAGGGGAGGAACTCCAGTCCTGGTTACTATAGAGAGGGGAGGTGAGTCTTGTGTGGATCTTTCCTTGTGGTCTCAACTATGAGCCAGCTGCCCCCAGACCCTACGAAGCTGCAACGCTGTTCGGAGTCCCAGTGCCCACCTGAAGAAAAAGTTAACAGCCCCATCTACCACCTTCTATTCCTcacaacttcttttaaaaatatattttattgatttttttttttttttttttacaaagaggaagggagagggatagagagttagaaacattgatagatgagagagaaacatcaatcagctgcctcctgcacaccccccactggggatgtgcccgcaaccaaggtacatgcccttgaccggaatagaacccaggacccttcagcgcgcaggctgacgctctgtccactgagccaaaccggttagggctcttcacAACTTTTGAGTCAAgtgttcccattttgcagatgagtagACTGAGTCACAGGTTAAGGCACACAATAAGGGACTGAACTGGGATTTAAACTGAAGTCCCAACTGGCTCCTATATGCTCTGCTGGGCTTTCTGGAGACAAGGCGCTACTCTGCTCTCACAGGgtttccaggccttcaccagaggCTGGAAGGCTTTCCAGAAGGCAGGCAGCTGGGTACACAGTGTGCCCCCACCTCGGTGCTCCTCTCCACAGTTCCGATTCATGTCACCCACACAGGCCCAGGGCCCTTCTGGGGCTACACACCACTTGGAGTGGTCCTCTGTGGTACTGAACGTGGGCCCTGCGGGTCCAGGGAAGCCTATCTGGGTCACATCGAGCACTTGCTGGGCCCCGGAGCAGTTGGAGGGCAGGATGCCAGGAGAGTGTTGCCAGAACTGGACCTGCAGATTGCTTCCAAGAGCTTCTGCCAACCAGCCAGAGTATAGGTCTGCAGAGTATGGAGAGGGCATGGACAGGGTCAGGGTCATTGCTAGGGAATCCCTAGGCTACTGGCcctctctgagctcagtttcCTTGGTTGTCAATTCCTGGCTAAGGGCTCTTACTAAACACTATATTCATTACTTCATTCACAACAACCCTTTACAGTACATATTAGTACCCCCTTTTTTCCAGATGGGTAAAATGAGAGTCCGGTTAAATAATGTGCCCCACAACCAGTGGTTGAGCCCAGGCCTGTTGGTTGTGTACCTCTCATGTGTTCATGGCTCCTAAAGAGTTCTAGTTCCTACCTCCAACTTGCTCTCAGCCATGGGCACACCTGACACCACCTCTGCAGAGAAAGAGTTCTTCAACCCACAACCTCAGGGCTCACCATCTCCAAATTTTCCAAATTTGGCAAAGCTCTGGAAGGTGGCCCCTGCCTTTGATGTGAGTGTCACACTGCTGTTCCAGGGTCTGTTGAGAACATGGTGGCCCTCGAccacctcccccaggccaggtAATTTCTGGAGGAAGATCCCTCCCAGCTGGTGGTCATACACACTGGGGTAGGTGTAGCTCAGTTGTCTGCCTGGAAGGCAAGGCGGGGGAGAAAATTAGGGACTGTTCCACATTCTGGTCTGGAAACCAGGCAATCGCCCTGCTTCCTTGTCCCCACTCACCAATCTTTGAGAATTGGTCGAACGgaaaagacacacagaggaggGTCTGCCCATATCTGTGGGCCTGAGGAGGCCATCGGTATGCGGTGCGTGAAAGGGGAGGGAACCCGGGAACGCTGTGGATCAGCCAGAAGCCCTCTTCTTTGTCCAGAAGCAGCACACCTGAACCAAAAGACAGGACCACGGGAACTGCTCAAGGTCTCAACAAGCACAGGTGCAGCCAGGAACAGCCTCAGTTTGCAGGGAGCCTGGAGGGGGTATGGGCAGTGTCTGGACCACTGCCGAACTCTTTCCGCAGCCCACTGTTGTCACAGTCCAGAGAAAGACAGCATTTACCTAGGATAACCTGCTACCCTGCCCCTGTGTCCTAAAggagccccctcccgcccctgcagGTCAGGAGTTAGCTGGGGGAAATGCATCAAGAAGCCAGAGCCCTTCTCCAGCCCCCCAATCTGGGCCTCACCCTTCGTGTGCCCTCGGTTGGTAGAGTTGTGAGTCCTGTTGTTCTTAGGTGGCTGGTCATTGTAAAGTAGGAAGGCATGCTGGGGGAGATGGATGGGGCGACGTGAAGTTTTCCTCCAGGCCGGACCCCCCTAGAGTCCCACCTGGGTTCTGCCGGCACCCGCCCCTTCACCTGGCTGGTGTTCTGGTACAGCGGCAGCAGGCTGCGGCCTACGGCTCCCTTGAGGTTGTCGATGGGCACCGTACCGTCGCGCCAGCCCCCTGAGTCCGCATCCAAGTACTTATACCTGGTACTGGCCGGCAGCTTGTAGACGACGAACCTGGAGGTTGGGAAAAGGACAGAAacggaggaaggggaagaggacaAGCCCCAGGCTTCACCCAGGTTTAGCAATCTGCAGtccggcccgggggggggggggggggggaggggggcggggcacgGTCGGAGCCCCGCACTCACCAGTCCACAGGCTGCCCCGAGTCCCCGTAGCAGGTCAGGGTCCCTGCTGGGACCCATAGCAGCGCGCCCAGGAGCAGCAGGCTCAGAGTGGCCATGGGGCTGGAGTCGGGAAATCTGGGTGGGGACCCCGAGGCGCCGGATCACGAGTTGCACCAGACCCGGTCCTTGGTGACTTTCACTTCCCCAAACCCTCCGGAGAACCCAGGGGGGAACCTCACGGGATGAAACTCCGCCCCTGAGATGTGAAGCAGAGATTTGAAGAGGCTGGCCTTGttccctgggggcggggcttcctTTGGGGCGGTCACTCCGCTAAGATCCGGTCCTCATCCAGCCAGCCTACGGCCGCCTCCGATTTCCATTGGATGCGGCCCTTGGTAGGCTCCACCCCCTGACTTGGCCCAGACCACGCCCTTTGATGGCCGAGTGGTTTAGCGACTCTACTCCCGGCCAATCAGCGCTCACGTTCTTCCGCTGGGCCCCGCTTCTGTCTCTTTTGATTCTTGTTTATCCCAATCCACTCTCCCGCCAGACCCTGCTCCTCCCTCGGCTTATGGGTGAGACacaaatttgcttttttttcctttccagctTTATAGCTTGAGGTCCAACTCTTGGGACTTTTGCTCTCTTAAGGGGAGTTTGTGCctggccgacgtggctcagtggttgagcatcgacctatgaaccaggaggtcacaggttcgattcccggtcagagcacatgcccggattgcgggctcaatccccagtagggggcgtgcaggaggcaaccgactcATGGTTCtctcttatggatgtttctatctctccctctccgaaatcaattttaaaaaagtatatatatatatatatatatataagactaggatttttattttattaaatttttattgatttcagagaggaagggagagggatagaaacatcaatgagagagaatcattgattggctgcctcccacacgccccctactggggggaggggaatagagcccgcaacctgggcatgtgcccttggctggaatcgaacctgggacccttcagtctgcaggccaacactatccactgagccaaaccagctagggctatacattttttaaaaggggaattTGTGCTCCTTGTCTTCTCCCCTTTCATTCTGCATATTTTCCTGAGCTAGCCAGGGGGTCACTTTGGATCATGGCATGGTGAAGGGTGCTGTGATTCTGGGGCCGGACTGGGGCCTCTTAGAGGGAGATGGTCCCTGTAAATGCCCCTGGGTTTCAAGGCAGGAGGCAAGGAGGATGTAGCCTGatcttggggtggggggaaaggggaggcaaGGCCTGCAGGATCCTGAGCGGTATCGCTAAGGTTAGGAGATGAGTGTGAGAGTATGCCCCCCAAAATCACCGCTGGGGTTACAGCTTCCTCCCATCTTCCAGCACCCGAAACTCACAAATGCAGGCCACAGCTGAAGCTTTATCTAGGAGCATTGGTACAGACCCATAACCATTCACAGCAGAGGCCAGCCACATGCGGAGCTGGGCCGTTACAGTGGGAAGACCCCTTCTAGAGCCAGGGCCTCTGAGAAGCCTCACCCCGTAACCCCTTCCGCTGTCCAAGGCCGCCTGTGAGCCGGTCTGAGGGTCCAGCTCTCCGAgggtctgcctgtctgtctcagGTGTTTGAGTGTCCATCTGAGTCCATTTATTTGCAAGTCTGTGTCGTTGGGTCTACGTGACCCTAGGAAGTCTCTGTGTGGCTCCCTTCCGTTGGAGGCTCCCCCAGGTCTGTCTATGGGCCAGTCCTTGTTCTTCCTGGGGATCTGTGGGTCGAGAGTCCCGGCAAGGGTCCATCCGAGGGAAACCGCCCTGCGTGGATCCGCTCCTGTTGCATCCCGTCCCCAGGAAGGTCCAAGTgccgggggtggtggtggtggtggtggagggggaggtTGGCTCAAAGGTGACGCTTCATGTGCAAGGCCAGGTGATCCGAGCGAGAAAAAGCCCGAGGGCAGAGCTGGCAGCGGAAGGGGCGCTGTCCCGTATGTTTCCGGTAGTGGCGGGTCAGCTCGTCCGAGCGCGCGAACCGCCAGCCGCAGCCGTCCCACGTGCAGGCATATGGCTTCTCCCCTGGGAGGCGAGGAGATCATGAGTGCCATTGTCTGCCCCACTCCTCCCTCAGGCCACTGCATCCGCCACACTCCTTTGCTCAGCCTTGACCAGGTCTAGGGTGAGGCAAGGGAGGCGCTGAGggtgcaaaatttaaggaggcactTGCCCTCAGGGGCGTGCACCCAGGTCTGGCTCTCTGCGACCCCAACCCTTCTTGTTCAGTACCTGCACCTGGCGCCAAGCCTGTCCCAAGTCACATCCCCTACACCACTGGCCCATTTCCTGGGCCCTGTTACCTGCCCCTGTGTCCTAAAGTCATCCTACGGCCTGTCCCCTATGGTCCAGCCCCCTCCTTGCTTCAGGGGACCCTCCAGCTGCTGCCCAACCCTGCCCCTGGCCTTGACCCTTAGAATCCCCTGGTGTTCCAGGCCTGTCTGTGGTGattagctcccccccccccctccccccccacacacacacactacacctGGCCCCACCATCTATTCGGACCCTTAAAGCAGCGGTTTTCAACCAGTGTGagatacctgactgtttagtcaggggcactgacttcttttcccttcgGTTGTTAAATAAAATGACAGCAGCTAACAAAACAATAGTCACCCATTGTGagtgccctgtcttgaaccataaatatttaggtcatataatagagttgtatCTTATTGGTCAAGTCGCATAAGAAGGTtacatctgattggttaattcttggtaccagaaatccttatatgcAATCATAggcatctaatttttattttaagtcactttggagcaaaaagggtaggtaattacttttttttttttttttgtaaatcagtcattttacctatttttcgtcagatcggcaaaaaatataacttcttttgtgtgtgtgccgcagaattttagtaattagtttatgtgtgcaggagatgaaaaagtttgaaatccGCTGCCTTAAAGCATaggcctccctcttcctcctccccacctttaTTCCACAGCCTCGCTGGGGCTTTGGCTCCCCGAGACCCTCTTCTCTTGGGCCCGCCCTCCTCTGTTTTCCAGCCATTTCTCCGTATCTTCCTGGGACCACTCTGCATCTGAGCACATGAAACTGACTCTGCCCTGTATCTCCCCTCCTGAGCGCCAACCAGGGGCCCGCCGCCATGCAAACAACCTACGCTATGTACTCCTGGCTCCGTCCGGAACCCCTGACTCCGCTCCCCGCTGGCCACAAAAGCTGAACCCTGCGTCTTTGGCCCGGTCCCCGGCGGGCCAAACCTGGgcccgccccgcagccccgcctccagccccgccccctactcCACTTGCTAGGCTTTCTGCTCCTCAGCCGTGgcccagatcttttttttttttttttaaatatattttattgactttttacagagaggaaaggagaggggtagagagttagaaacatcgatgagagagagagacatcgatcagctgcctcctgcacaccccccaccagggatgtgcccgcaaccaaggtacatgcccttgaccggaatcgaacctgggacctttcagtccgcaggccgatgctctatccactgagccaaaccggcttcggccttttttttttttttaatatatttttattgatctcagagaggaagggagagatagaaacatcaatgatgagagagaatcatgattggctgcctcctgcacgccccctactggggatcgagcccgcaacccgggcatgtgatccttcagtccgcaggccgcgatgctctatccgctgagccaaaccggccagggccgggGCCCAGATCTTACCCGTCAGCTCCCTGAAACGTTGCCCAGA from Eptesicus fuscus isolate TK198812 chromosome 6, DD_ASM_mEF_20220401, whole genome shotgun sequence encodes the following:
- the DNASE2 gene encoding LOW QUALITY PROTEIN: deoxyribonuclease-2-alpha (The sequence of the model RefSeq protein was modified relative to this genomic sequence to represent the inferred CDS: deleted 1 base in 1 codon) codes for the protein MATLSLLLLGALLWVPAGTLTCYGDSGQPVDWFVVYKLPASTRYKYLDADSGGWRDGTVPIDNLKGAVGRSLLPLYQNTSQHAFLLYNDQPPKNNRTHNSTNRGHTKGVLLLDKEEGFWLIHSVPGFPPLSRTAYRWPPQAHRYGQTLLCVSFPFDQFSKIGRQLSYTYPSVYDHQLGGIFLQKLPGLGEVVEGHHVLNRPWNSSVTLTSKAGATFQSFAKFGKFGDDLYSGWLAEALGSNLQVQFWQHSPGILPSNCSGAQQVLDVTQIGFPGPAGPTFSTTEDHSKWCVAPEGPWACVGDMNRNCGEEHRGGGTLCTQLPAFWKAFQPLVKAWKPCESRVAPVSRKPSRAYRSQLGLQFKSQFSPLLCALTCDSVYSSAKWEHLTQKL